A window of the Abyssisolibacter fermentans genome harbors these coding sequences:
- a CDS encoding ParA family protein produces MSKSVAIFNQKGGVGKTTTNINLSACLAKLNKKVLVVDIDPQGNTTSGLGVDKNEVEYSLYDCLIDGVDTKKAIIQTYIDKLDIVTSDVELAGAEVELANRKNRELTLKKVLNQVKNDYDYIFIDCPPSLGMLTINALAAVDSVIIPIQCEYYALVGVSQLIDTIKLMKKSINKDIIIEGVIMNMYDSRTILSKQVVEQVKNYFKEEVYNTLIPRNVRLAESPSFGLAITDFDAKSKGAIAYTELAKEFMNR; encoded by the coding sequence ATGTCTAAAAGCGTAGCAATCTTTAATCAGAAGGGTGGAGTTGGAAAAACAACAACAAATATTAATTTGAGTGCTTGTTTAGCTAAACTTAATAAAAAAGTTTTAGTAGTAGATATTGATCCTCAAGGTAACACAACAAGTGGATTGGGCGTTGATAAAAACGAAGTAGAATATTCTCTTTATGATTGCCTTATAGATGGAGTCGATACCAAAAAAGCAATTATACAAACATACATAGATAAATTAGATATTGTTACATCAGATGTTGAATTAGCAGGAGCTGAAGTAGAACTGGCTAATAGAAAAAATAGAGAATTGACTTTAAAAAAAGTTCTAAATCAAGTAAAAAACGATTATGATTATATTTTCATAGATTGTCCTCCATCTTTAGGAATGCTTACAATAAATGCTTTAGCAGCAGTTGATAGTGTAATAATACCAATACAATGTGAGTATTATGCATTAGTGGGTGTAAGTCAATTAATAGATACTATAAAATTGATGAAAAAAAGTATTAATAAAGATATTATAATTGAGGGCGTAATTATGAATATGTATGATAGTAGAACAATATTATCAAAGCAAGTAGTTGAACAGGTAAAAAATTATTTTAAAGAAGAAGTATATAATACATTGATTCCAAGGAATGTTAGATTAGCTGAATCACCGAGCTTTGGATTAGCAATCACTGACTTCGATGCAAAATCAAAAGGTGCTATAGCATATACTGAACTAGCTAAGGAATTCATGAATAGATAG